The sequence below is a genomic window from Polynucleobacter sp. MWH-UH19D.
ACTCTGGTGGACCATATGTCAATGCTGTGAGTCACCGGCCCCTGTTTGAAGATCGCCGTGCGCGCAATGTTGGCGATACGCTTACCGTGCTTTTAAATGAAACCACTAGCGCTGCTAAAAATACTGGTATGTCAGCTGCACGAAAAGCCAATGCTGCATCTACATTCTCTAATCAATCCCCAACCTTTAACGGCGCCTACTTTAGCCTGGCCAATGCTGCCAATATTGTTGGAACAGGCGATATTAAGAGTGAAGGTACGGGTGCTAGCGCAGCAAGCAATACTTTTGCAGGTACGATTACCGTGACAGTTGTTGAAGTTCTCTCCAATGGCAATTTAGTTGTTGCAGGAGAAAAGCAAGTTGCCGTTAGTAATGAAGAAGAAATTATTCGATTTGGCGGCGTTGTCAATCCGAATACCCTTGTATTTAACCAAGTTTCATCTCAGCAAGTAGCTGATGCACGTATTGAGTATCGCGGTAGAGGTGCAACAGATGATTCACAA
It includes:
- a CDS encoding flagellar basal body L-ring protein FlgH, which produces MLRLIRNHRHLLVLSLSAIVLFGCASADRPTLLTTPVTARPRPIQETSANMGSLYPANSGGPYVNAVSHRPLFEDRRARNVGDTLTVLLNETTSAAKNTGMSAARKANAASTFSNQSPTFNGAYFSLANAANIVGTGDIKSEGTGASAASNTFAGTITVTVVEVLSNGNLVVAGEKQVAVSNEEEIIRFGGVVNPNTLVFNQVSSQQVADARIEYRGRGATDDSQGTGWFTRLMLKLAPF